The nucleotide window AACGCCCTTTGAAATAAAGGTAGATTTCCCCTGCAGAAAGCATCCCCAGCGGAGGGGCCGTGAAATAGATCCAGAGGGCTGTCCACAGTTGCGCCACCACGGCGGACCCAAGAGTCCGCGCGGGATTCATGCTCATCCCCGAGATAGGGGATTCGAAGGTAATGTAGGTGGCCACCAGTCCTCCGGCGAACAAGCCAGTGTACCGGGACAAGTTCTGATGGTTGGAGGTCGTCAACACGACGGTCATGAGGCCGAACGAAATGATCAATTCTGCGACGAAGGCCTCAGCGACTCCGTTCATTCCCGGAACAGTGACCGCATGATTGACCTGCGGATCCATCACCACATGCCCCAGGAGAGCCGAGGAAACCAACACGCCCATCACCCCCCCGCAAAACTGCGCGATGACATAGAAAAGCGCGTCCCAGGATTTCATTTTTCCGAGTCTGAGAAAGGTCAGGGTCACCGCGGGATTGAAGTGGGCTCCCGACTGTTTTCCCCAGGGTGAATGGATGAGTGCGATCGCCGTGGTACCCATGGCGAGGCCCATGAGGAGACGCCGCAAGAGGGGATCAGCGATAGCCGAGGACACGGGAGAACCCGGATACTGCAAGATGGAGGCGAATAGACATGCGGAAATCATGAAGATCCCCAATTCCCCCGCTTCCATCAGATATTCGGGCCAATGTTGTTTCAGTGCAGAATTCATTGCGTTCCTCAGTCTTCAAAATTCTGAAATTCAGCCGGAACCCCATCCAGCCCGACGCCAACTTCTCGTCGAAGTCGCCTCGTTCCCACCAATTCATTCCTTGATTTTCACTTCTCTAATCACAGGACGGCTAAGAAATATTCCAAGGTTGGGAGAAATCCTTTGAATGGGAAGTGGAACAGGGGTTGATGTGAGAACAAGGGGAGAGCGTCGATCGGCGGGTACTTATGAGAAAAGTGGATTGTAGGGACTCAAGGGGGCCGACCACGAATAGCTTTGGTAGCCTCCCCGATAGGTCGGGGCGGGCTTTTGCCATCAACGGTGGAAAGCCCCCGCTCCTCCGCCCGGGTGGACGGTTCGGGGGATGAAAGGAACTCTTCTTGTTGGTTGGAATCGGAGAATCTCCAGCTTCCGCTGGGGGGTTGTTTTTGAAAATATCCACGACACCGGTACCGCGGACCATTCCCGGGAAGAATGCAAGAGTCCGGGCCCCCTTTTGATTTCCTCAGAACTGATTCGAGTGAAACCGTGCATTGTCGGACTTACCGGATCTATGGTCCACAATCCCTCCGGATCTATTGATCATCTCTCACGGGGTTTCCCCTTGAGTGTCTGGAGGCGGGCCTGCTGTTCCGCGGTCAACGTGTTCTTAATTTTGACCACCAATGAAATCTGGGTCCGCTTGATCTCGCGCTCAAGGTCAAGGATTTTGTCCAACTCTGCCAGCGCGCGCTGTTCATCGACGTGCTCTTCTTTTACCAACGCGACCATTTTTTCACCCTCATCCTGAAGCTGCCACTGCAATTCAGTAAATCGCGTTTGTGCCTTGCGGATCTCAGCCTTGAGGGTGTTCTTCTGAACGTCACTGAGCCCGAGGTTTTGCTGGTTCTGCATCACTAGTTCCGGCGGGAAAAAGTTCTCACCAATGGGATCGGGCGGGGGCTGGGGACTGGGCGCGGGCTGCTGGGAAAAAATCGTCGTGCTGCAAAGGAGCAGAAGGGCACCGAGCATGGAAATCTTCAATTTCATACTTCCTCCAGTTCAGTTGAATGTGACGGTTTTGAATAGATCGATCCGGATCAATGACCTCGTTAGATCGGGCACACCCGTCAAAAGAGAATCACTGGGAGGCCGCAACAGAAAGGCTGTGGGTGACCTCCATTCCGAAATGGACTGGACTGACAAATGGGACGGGGGCCCTCCCCGAGCCGGGTCTTTTTGTTGTTCTCCAAACCTTCCGATGGAGGAGGGAAGGTAGTTGCCTTGGGATGCCAAATCCTGTGAAGGCTGGCTCGAAGGTGCATGGGGAGTTGACTGCTTCAGGACTTGCTGAAAATAGAAGAGCAAGGATGCGCAAGTCACGAGCAAAACCAGGGATGTCACGGCGAGCGGAAAGAGAGGAGGCTTTCGGCGAGCGTCTCCCACCCGCGCCACGGAGGCCTGCCATACGCCCTCGAAGCCGGTTGTGGTAAGTTTATCTTCCCGTTTCAGTTCCTGGAACAGTTCCTGGAATGTCTCTTCGTCCAACCCTTGAATCATGGATTACCTTCGCTTTCAGTAGAATTTGACGGAGTCGTTTCTTTCCCCTCTCGTAATGAGTTCGAGAACTCCCTAAAGACACACCCATGACTTGAGCCGCCTCGCCGAGGTTGAGGCCGTGATAGAAGACCAACTGGAGAACCTCGCGCTGCCGTCGGGGCAGACCGACAAACGCCTGTCGAAACAGCTTGTGAACTTCGGACTGGTAAAGTCTCTCATCCGGACTTACACCCCGGGCGGAATATGCCTCAGCGTCCTCCGGCTTGACGTGTCTGAAATTGAAGAACAGTAGTCGCCGTCTCCTATTGGCGGCCGTTCTCCGAATGACGGAAAACAGCCAAGTCTTGAAAACGGACCTTCCCTCGAATCGTGCCCTCCCTTCCAGGATCTTGAGATAGACGGTCTGGAGGACACTCTCGGCGTCACGGGGATTACGCCGACAACAGCTCAGCGCCCAGCCGTAACTTTCAGGATGAAGTTGTTCAAGTTGCGCCTTCAGTGTGAGATTGTCCATTACTTGGCCTGTCTTGGTCCAACCTCTCGCTTCCTTCTATTAGTCGTTCCAGCCCGTTAATCATATGACATGAATCTTGGCCTGGAATTGAAAGGAAAACCATGTCTTGCCAGTGAATGCCGGGTGAATTAACCTATACGCCTCAATACGTCAATCCGGGAAAGTTGTTTTCCAGTTTCCAGAAAAGGGAAATGGCAATGAGCGCCAGGACGCCATTTCAAGGTGACCCAATGTCCACAAGTCGATTGATTCGCTTGGTTCTTGTTTCAGTCGGGGGGCTCCTCCTCGCGGGAGGTCAACTTCGGGCCCAATCGTCCGCCTTGGGGAAAGTTGAGTTCCCGGCTTCCGGCGGCGCGGAAGCTCAAGGGCATTTTCTGCGCGGGGTAGCGGCCCTGCACTCGTTCTGGTTTGAGGAAGCGCTTGAAGAATTTCGCAAATCCACCGGAATCGAGCCGGACTTTATGATGGGGTATTGGGGAGAGGCGATGGCGTTGAACCATCCGCTTTGGGCCCAACAGGACACCGAGGGCGGGCGCAATGTCCTGAAAAAAATCCGGGACACAAACAAGCTGACGGATCGGGAACGGGCGTACTTAGACGCGGTAAAGGCGCTTTATGGCGAGGGGGACAAACTTTCGCGGGACCGCGCCTACTCCGTCGCCATGGGAAAGATTTATCGTGCTTATCCTGAAGATCTCGAAGGCGCCTGCTTTTATGCATTGTCGTTGCTCGGCACCGTCCGGCCGGGGGATCATGGTTTTCGCCGCCAGATGGAGGCTGGCGCTATTGCCCTGGACGTTTTTCAGAAGAATCCAAATCACCCGGGGGCAGCCCATTACATCATCCATGCATTCGATGATCCGGAACATGCCATCCTGGCATTGCCTGCCGCGAGACGATATGCGGAAATTGCACCCGCCGCCCCGCACGCCCGTCACATGCCTTCTCATATCTTCCTTCAATTGGGGATGTGGCCCGACGCGGCGGCCTCCAACGAATCCGCTTGGGCTGCTTCAAAGGCCTGGGTGAAGCAGAAACACTTGCCCAGTTCCTCACTCGATTATCATAGTCTCCACTGGCTCCTCTATGCTTTCTTGCAGCAGGGCCGCTACCGAGAAGCGGAGGAGTTGCTCTTGCAGATGGGAAATGCCTGGGAGGATACCGGCTCGGGCTCTCTAAGTCCCTCTTTCCCAATTCCGACCCATAATTATCAAGACATGGCCGCGGCCTTCGTGGTTGAAACACAACGCTGGCAACTCGCCGCAAGCCTATTTGAGAGGCCAGGCGGGCAAGATGGCGGAATGACGTCTTCATACGCATCCGGAGTTGCTCGAAGCGGACATCCTGCGGGCAGTGATACGCCGGGAATGAAAATGATGTCCCTCAATTCCAATCAAATCATCCCGGTCTTCATTCGTGGTTTCGCCGCTGCGCACCTGGGATCCGAGACCGGCAGTGAAAGCGTTCAAGCTTTGCAGGGCTACCAAAAGCAACTCACCGGGAGTCACGATACCTACGAGGCCAGCGTGACAAGAATCAGAGAGCTGGAGGTGAAGGCCGTGGCATGGGCAAAAAAGGGGAATTTCGATCGGGCCATAGGACAGATGAGAGAAGCCACTGCGCTGGAGGAAGAAATGTCACCTCCCTCCGGGCCGCCGATTTTGATCAAACCTTCTCACGAGCTTCTGGGAGAAATTCTCTTGCAGGCGGGCAGACCCGCTGAGGCGGCACAGGAATTTGCCGAGTCGCTGTTACGCCAGCCGAACCGCGCCCGCTCGCTTCTCGGAGCTGCACGCGCGGCCGCTCAGAATGGAGACCGGGCGGAGGCGGTGGAAGCGTACAACAGGTTTCTGAAGATCTGGCAGAGAGCCGACCCCGAGTTGCCGGAACTGCGCGAAGCCAGGGAATACGTTGCTGAAAGATAGGCTTACGACCTCAGGGGCTTTTCGGGCCAAGTCTCTGGCGCAAAAACCCAACGGCAATGAAATACTGGGCGAGGTAATAGCTGATCCACACGAGATAATCACGGAATAACACAGCTTGTCTAAATTTACTCACCGCGATCAGCGAATCGGAGAGAAGGAAAAGAAACGCCCCCATCGCCACCCACGGCCTTGAAAAATCAGCCCAGAGCGCGGCGAGGACCATGACGGTGATCACACAAAGATAGGTCATGACCGGCCCTTTCAAATCGCCCAGCCCAGGCAAGAGCCAATCGGCCATGATTACTCCATAAAGAACGACAAGAACCGCCAAGACCAGACGCACGCTCCGGACCGGCGCAGGGCGAGGCCAGCTCTGGACGAACAAGGCGATGTACAGGAGGTGGGTGATGAGGAATGCCCCCAGACCAAGAACAAATAACCTCCCAGGATCGAGAGCAAGAAGCACATCACCGAGTGAGGAAAATAACAGCGAGAGCCCTAATATCATGCCCTCGCGGTTGTGGAGGAGCCTGAAGGGAAGTAGGGCCAGAGCGAGGATACACATCGCCTTGATAACGACGCTTCCCGGATAAGGCTGCCAGCCCAGGCTGACGAAGAGAATCAGGCTGCTCGCCAGCGAAACCCGAAGCAGCAGCTTGCTGACTGAATCCAGGCCCGACCACGGTCCAAGAGTGAGCCAATCGTTCCCCATGGAATTTTCTCCTGAATCATCCTTTCGTTCCAGCAAGGTTTCAGGTTCGTAAATTTCTCAAATCGCTTGTTACCCGCATTCCAACCGTCATCTGATCTTAATCGAACGCCGACAAATTGACACGTTCTTCGCTACAGGATCAACTTTTCGTTTGCGGGCACGTATTCAATTCCATATTCTGGCGACGAAATAAAAAAGGGCATATGATCATGAATTCGCAGTGGTCAGATGGAAAGGGGACTGGTCAGCTTCGCTAGTACGCCAGGGATCGTACCGTCATTGCCTCATGTCCAACGACTCAAGAATCAGAGGGAGCTCGTTTCCCACAACCCAGATGTCCGCCATTGTCGGACTCCGAAGCGACGACCTTTCTCTAAGGTCCCAGGCCACGGAATTGATAGCCACAGTCTACTGGAAACCCATTTACAAATACATCCGGCTGAAGTGGAACAAACCGAGTGAAGATGCCAAGGATCTCACGCAAGGTTTCTTCACCCGGGTCCTCGAGAAGGATTTTTTCAGGACCTACGATCCCACCATGGCACGGTTCCGGACTTTTCTCCGCACATGTGTGGATGGGTATGTTTCCAACGAAGAAAAAGCGTCCCACCGGATCAAACGGGGAGGCGACAGCCCGGTCGAATCCGTGGATTTCAACAGCGCGGAGATGGAGATCAAGCTTTGCGCCCTGCCCGCAGGCGGCTCCATGGAAGACTATTTTTACAGGGAATGGGTGCGCAGCTTGTTTTCGATGGCGGTCGACATTTTGCGCCAGCAGTGTGCGACCGCGGGAAAGACAACGCAGTTCCGGGTATTCGAGCGATACGATTTGAACGAAGATCGTGCGACCGGGGAAATCACCTATGACGCCCTTGCAGGCGAAGTCGGGATTCCTGTCAGCCAAGTCACGAACTACCTGGCCTACGCACGGAGGGAGTTTCGCAGGATTGTCCTGGAGAAACTCCGTGAGATCACTGCGGACGACGAGGAGTTTCGCAACGAGGCGCGCTGGGTGCTTGGCGCGAATTTGAAATGAACTGGTTGAATGACGGAATGGTGGATCATCTCCGCGAGGTCTCAACGTTGCCCGATTTGAGCCAGACCCCGTACCGGATCCTCCGACCTTTGGGATCCGGAGGGATGGCGACCGTTTATCTCGCCGAAGACGCCAAGCTCTCCCGGCCGGTGGCGCTGAAGGTCATGGAGGTTTCAACATCCTCCGGAGAGATGACTTCGCGCATGCAAACAGAAGCGCAGATCATCGCCCGCCTCGAGCACCCCGGCATAGTTCCAATCCATGATGTGGGAACCTTGCCGGATGGACGGGTTTTTTATGTGATGAAGTATGTTCAGGGCAACAATCTCACCAAATACTCGCAACAAGCAGGATCAGTAGCGGAGAGGTTGAGGGTTTTTCTGAAAGTCTGCGAGGCTGTGGCATTTGCCCATGCCCACGGTGTTATCCATCGCGACCTGAAGCCGGCAAACATCATGGTAGGGGCCTTCGGAGAGGTTCTGGTTATGGACTGGGGAGTCGCTAAAGTCCTCCCTATGGGTGACG belongs to Terriglobia bacterium and includes:
- a CDS encoding aquaporin, whose product is MNSALKQHWPEYLMEAGELGIFMISACLFASILQYPGSPVSSAIADPLLRRLLMGLAMGTTAIALIHSPWGKQSGAHFNPAVTLTFLRLGKMKSWDALFYVIAQFCGGVMGVLVSSALLGHVVMDPQVNHAVTVPGMNGVAEAFVAELIISFGLMTVVLTTSNHQNLSRYTGLFAGGLVATYITFESPISGMSMNPARTLGSAVVAQLWTALWIYFTAPPLGMLSAGEIYLYFKGRSSVLCAKLNHHNNKRCIFRCGYMQKQESDVSI
- a CDS encoding periplasmic heavy metal sensor — translated: MKLKISMLGALLLLCSTTIFSQQPAPSPQPPPDPIGENFFPPELVMQNQQNLGLSDVQKNTLKAEIRKAQTRFTELQWQLQDEGEKMVALVKEEHVDEQRALAELDKILDLEREIKRTQISLVVKIKNTLTAEQQARLQTLKGKPRER
- a CDS encoding lysoplasmalogenase: MGNDWLTLGPWSGLDSVSKLLLRVSLASSLILFVSLGWQPYPGSVVIKAMCILALALLPFRLLHNREGMILGLSLLFSSLGDVLLALDPGRLFVLGLGAFLITHLLYIALFVQSWPRPAPVRSVRLVLAVLVVLYGVIMADWLLPGLGDLKGPVMTYLCVITVMVLAALWADFSRPWVAMGAFLFLLSDSLIAVSKFRQAVLFRDYLVWISYYLAQYFIAVGFLRQRLGPKSP
- a CDS encoding RNA polymerase sigma factor; translated protein: MDNLTLKAQLEQLHPESYGWALSCCRRNPRDAESVLQTVYLKILEGRARFEGRSVFKTWLFSVIRRTAANRRRRLLFFNFRHVKPEDAEAYSARGVSPDERLYQSEVHKLFRQAFVGLPRRQREVLQLVFYHGLNLGEAAQVMGVSLGSSRTHYERGKKRLRQILLKAKVIHDSRVGRRDIPGTVPGTETGR